A segment of the Nitrospina gracilis 3/211 genome:
TCAAAAACACCAAGGGGTTTGGGGAGAAAATCGTCTCCATCCTCTTCAACGACAACATCGTCTCCTTCGACGAAGTGGTGAAGCGCGGCACCGCCGGCATGCAGGAGCTGCCCGGTATCGGACCGAAAAAGGCGGAATCGCTGGTCGAGTTTGCGGAAGAACAGATTGCAAAACGTCCGAAAGCAACCGAGCCCGCACCGTCGGCTCCACCGGCCGTGGTGAACAAGGCGGAGGAAGACGACAATCTCGTTTACACCTCCCCCAGTCTCAAGAAGCCCTCTTTGGAATCCGGGTTTCTGGATTCCCTGGCGGAAGCCGCTGAGACCCTTGAAGAAAAGGACGAAACCGCCACAGTCTCCGCGCCGGAAGAAACCGCCGCCGAAGAAGCGGTACCGGTGCCGGCAGAGGAAGAGACTGTTTCCGCAAATAATAATGAGGAAGAAGAGGAAGAACAGGAACTCGGGCTTGAAGCGCTGGCGGGCGTTCCCCCCTCCATCATCGACGCTCTGGCCGACAACGGGTTCCAGACCGTTGCCGAGTTGTCCGTCACCTCAGTGGAAGAACTCACGGTAATCGAAGGTATTGACGAAGATACGGCTCAGGCCATCATCACCCAGGCCAAACTGCTCATGGAGAAGTACGAAAACGTTTGAGGGGATGATTATGAGGACCTAAAATAACATCCACAGTTCAGGAGGTTGCCTTTGGCTAAAATCAGGATTAACAAATTGGCGTTGGAACTCAACGTCCAGAATGACCAGATCATCGACGAGCTCAAGAATCAAGACTGCCCGGTCAAAAACCACATGAGCTCCATTGATGAGGACATGGCCAATTACATACGGGATTTTTTTACCGAAAAACCGGTAGACGGTGCCGGCAAAAAGAAAAATTCCACCAGCAAAACCAAGGCGACCTCAAAAGCCACAGTCAAATCCGCGACCAAGAAAAAAGCGGCGACCAAAACCTCTGCCAAGGCTGCTACCAAAACCATAGAGAAAAAAGAAGAGGACGCGAAAAAACCTGCCAAGGCCAAAACCTCCAAAAAAACCGAAGCGAAAGAAACCGCCAAACCCAAAGCCGCGACCAAACCTGCGGCCAAAAAAGAAGAAGCTCCAGGCAAGGAAGCAACCCAAAAGAAAGCGCCGGCGGAGAAATCATCGCCCTCCAAACCGAAAAAGAAAGACGCCGCCGGCGGCCGTGCCGCCAAGCCGGTGGACCAGGAAGAGTTGGACGAGGACGGGAACAAGACCGGACGCAAGCTGGGTCTTAAAATCGTCAAAAAAGAGGGCCAGGACAAGGAGAGCACGCCCAAGCCTCCCCGTGCCAAAGGAAAACCGCAACCGTCGCAGAAAAAAGTCGAACGCGGCGGAGACAGGAACATACCGAGGCGTCCGGTGGCAACGCAACCGGCCCCTGCACCCACTGCCGTTGTGGAGGAAGAAGGATTTGAAGTGGTCCGCCTCATGGACACCACCGCTTTGCGCGACCTGTCCGACAAACTCAAGTGCACGCCCAACGACCTCATCAAGGACCTGATGGGTATGGGGGTCATGGCCACGATCAATCAGAGCCTGGATTTTGATATTGCCTTCAAGCTGGCAGACCAGCGCGGGTTCGAGGTGGAACGCGTCACGCCTGAATCCGAAGTGGGCTTTGAGGATGAGGACGAACCGGATAATGAGAAGGACCGTGTTCCGCGTCCGCCCATCGTCACCATCATGGGCCATGTCGACCACGGCAAAACCTCCCTGCTGGACGCCATCCGCAAAACCAACGTAACCGAGTCGGAAAAAGGCGGCATCACCCAGCACATCGGCGCGTACCAGGCGAAGGTCAACGGGAAACCCATCACCTTTCTGGACACGCCCGGCCATGAAGCCTTCACCGCCATGCGTGCGCGCGGCGCCCAGATCACGGACATCGTGGTGCTCGTGGTCGCCGCCGACGATGGCCTGAAACCGCAGACCAAGGAGGCCATCCACCACGCCACCGCCGCCGGCACGCCGCTGGTCGTGGCCATCAACAAGATTGACAAACCCGATGCCAAGCCTGACGAGGTGAAGAAACAATTGGCTGACCAGGGACTCATTCCGGAAGAATGGGGCGGGCAAACCATCATCGCCGAAGTCTCGGCGAAAATGGGAACCGGACTTGAAAACCTGCTCGAAATGCTGCTTCTGCAGGCGGAAATCATGGAACTGAAGGCCAATCCCAAGGTCCGGGCGCGCGGCACCGTCATCGAATCGCATCTGGACAAGGGACGCGGCCCCGTCGCCACCATCATCGTTGAAAAAGGCAGTCTCAAAGTGGGCGACCCCTTCATCGTCGGAAACTACTTCGGTAAGGTTCGCGCCCTGAACAATGACCTCGGTAAAACCATCAATGAAGCCACGCTCGCCATGCCGGTGGAGGTGGTCGGTATTCCGGAAGTTCCGGATGCGGGCGACAAGTTCATGGTGGTCAAGGATGAAAAGCGGGCGCGCCAGTTGAGTCAGCTCAAACTCCAGCGCCAGCGGGAAACCGTGCTGTCGGCAAAACCGCGTATCAGCATGGAAGACCTGCACCAGCAGATTCTGGAAGGCAAAATCCAGGAACTGAACCTGATCATCAAGGCCGACGTCCAGGGCTCCATCCAGGCGGTCCAGGAAGCAGTAACGCGGGTCGGCACCGACAAGGTGCGGATCAAGGTCATTCACGACGCGGTGGGCGGTATCACCGAATCCGACGTCCTGCTGGCAAGCGCCTCGAACGCCATCGTCATCGGCTTCAATGTGCGGCCCACGGAACAGGCGGCGGCCATGGCCCAGCAGGAAAACGTGGATGTACGTATGTATGGCATCATTTACGACGCCATTGAAGACATCAAAAAAGCGATGGAGGGTCTTCTGGAACCCACCTTC
Coding sequences within it:
- the infB gene encoding translation initiation factor IF-2, yielding MAKIRINKLALELNVQNDQIIDELKNQDCPVKNHMSSIDEDMANYIRDFFTEKPVDGAGKKKNSTSKTKATSKATVKSATKKKAATKTSAKAATKTIEKKEEDAKKPAKAKTSKKTEAKETAKPKAATKPAAKKEEAPGKEATQKKAPAEKSSPSKPKKKDAAGGRAAKPVDQEELDEDGNKTGRKLGLKIVKKEGQDKESTPKPPRAKGKPQPSQKKVERGGDRNIPRRPVATQPAPAPTAVVEEEGFEVVRLMDTTALRDLSDKLKCTPNDLIKDLMGMGVMATINQSLDFDIAFKLADQRGFEVERVTPESEVGFEDEDEPDNEKDRVPRPPIVTIMGHVDHGKTSLLDAIRKTNVTESEKGGITQHIGAYQAKVNGKPITFLDTPGHEAFTAMRARGAQITDIVVLVVAADDGLKPQTKEAIHHATAAGTPLVVAINKIDKPDAKPDEVKKQLADQGLIPEEWGGQTIIAEVSAKMGTGLENLLEMLLLQAEIMELKANPKVRARGTVIESHLDKGRGPVATIIVEKGSLKVGDPFIVGNYFGKVRALNNDLGKTINEATLAMPVEVVGIPEVPDAGDKFMVVKDEKRARQLSQLKLQRQRETVLSAKPRISMEDLHQQILEGKIQELNLIIKADVQGSIQAVQEAVTRVGTDKVRIKVIHDAVGGITESDVLLASASNAIVIGFNVRPTEQAAAMAQQENVDVRMYGIIYDAIEDIKKAMEGLLEPTFREKVTGRAEIREVFTIPKVGVVAGCHVLSGTLERNRRARLLRDNVVVYEGKIQTLRRFKEDVKEVASGYECGLSLEKFQDVKQGDIIEPFVLEEVAP